In Arthrobacter sp. CDRTa11, one DNA window encodes the following:
- a CDS encoding ABC-F family ATP-binding cassette domain-containing protein, translating into MTATLVAKELSGGHDHRTLFSKLSLTVAPGDVVGVVGANGAGKSTLLRLLAGVDQPQDGTVSLAPADAFVGWLPQEHERVAGETVAGYIARRTGCAQATAEMESTAEALGSGAPGADDAYSLAFDRWMASGAADLDERLPAVLADLGLETGPDAPMTGLSGGQAARVALAALLLSRFDIVLLDEPTNDLDLAGLAKLEAFVQGLRGGVVLVSHDREFLARCVTTIVELDLAQNSVAVYDGGYEAFLEERAVARRHARERFEEFASTKADLVSRARTQREWSSQGVRNAMKKSPDNDKIRRAASTESSEKQAQKVRQMESRIARLDVVEEPRKEWQLQFTIGQAARSSAVVATLRDAVVHQGSFTLGPVNLQLNAGERIGITGPNGAGKSTLLRLLLGVQAPDSGNAALGASVAIGEIDQARGLLAGHLNLADAVEAVLTDQTPAEVRTLLAKFGLKADHTARSVDSLSPGERTRAALALLQARGVNLLVLDEPTNHLDLPAIEQLEEALGSYEGALLLVTHDRRLLENVQLDVRWNVENGTVTEL; encoded by the coding sequence ATGACTGCAACCCTTGTTGCCAAAGAACTTTCCGGTGGTCACGACCACCGCACACTCTTCTCAAAGCTCTCCCTGACAGTGGCTCCCGGTGATGTGGTGGGGGTGGTTGGTGCCAACGGCGCCGGGAAGTCCACACTGCTCCGCCTGCTGGCCGGTGTTGACCAACCGCAGGACGGAACCGTCAGCCTCGCCCCCGCGGACGCCTTCGTGGGCTGGCTTCCGCAGGAGCATGAACGCGTGGCCGGGGAAACGGTGGCGGGCTATATTGCACGCCGGACCGGCTGCGCCCAGGCCACCGCTGAGATGGAGTCCACCGCGGAGGCCCTGGGATCTGGTGCTCCCGGCGCGGACGACGCCTATTCGCTTGCTTTTGACCGCTGGATGGCCTCTGGCGCAGCGGACTTGGATGAGCGGCTTCCGGCCGTGCTTGCGGACTTGGGACTGGAAACCGGCCCGGATGCCCCCATGACCGGGCTCTCCGGCGGCCAGGCAGCCCGGGTGGCGCTGGCGGCCCTGCTGCTGAGCCGCTTCGACATAGTGCTGCTGGATGAGCCAACCAACGATCTTGACCTGGCTGGACTGGCCAAACTCGAGGCTTTCGTGCAGGGGCTCCGCGGCGGGGTGGTCCTGGTGTCCCATGACCGGGAATTCCTGGCCCGCTGCGTCACCACCATTGTTGAACTGGACCTGGCCCAGAACTCGGTGGCTGTGTACGACGGCGGCTACGAGGCCTTCCTGGAGGAACGGGCTGTGGCCCGCCGCCATGCGAGGGAACGGTTCGAGGAGTTTGCCTCCACCAAGGCGGACCTGGTCTCCCGCGCGCGGACCCAGCGTGAATGGAGCTCCCAGGGAGTTCGAAACGCGATGAAGAAGAGCCCGGACAACGACAAGATCAGGCGCGCGGCCAGCACTGAATCCTCCGAGAAGCAGGCGCAGAAAGTCCGGCAGATGGAATCCCGGATTGCCCGGCTGGACGTGGTGGAAGAGCCCCGGAAGGAATGGCAGCTGCAGTTCACCATCGGGCAGGCAGCACGGTCCAGTGCCGTGGTGGCCACACTGCGGGATGCTGTTGTGCACCAGGGAAGCTTCACCCTGGGCCCGGTCAACCTCCAGCTCAACGCCGGGGAGCGGATCGGCATCACCGGCCCCAACGGCGCAGGCAAGTCCACCCTCCTGCGGCTGCTGCTGGGCGTGCAGGCGCCGGACTCCGGGAACGCGGCCCTGGGTGCATCGGTGGCCATCGGCGAAATCGATCAGGCGCGCGGGCTCCTGGCGGGCCACCTCAACCTGGCGGACGCCGTCGAGGCCGTGCTCACGGACCAGACCCCGGCGGAAGTCAGGACGCTGCTGGCGAAATTCGGGCTGAAAGCCGACCACACGGCACGCTCTGTGGATTCGCTCTCGCCGGGTGAACGGACCCGCGCAGCACTGGCCCTGCTCCAGGCCCGCGGGGTGAACCTGTTGGTCCTCGATGAGCCCACCAACCACCTCGATCTGCCAGCCATTGAGCAACTGGAAGAGGCGCTGGGAAGTTATGAGGGCGCTTTGCTGTTAGTTACCCATGACCGCAGGCTGCTGGAGAACGTCCAGCTGGACGTGCGGTGGAATGTGGAAAACGGGACGGTAACTGAACTATGA
- a CDS encoding ABC transporter ATP-binding protein: MSMEGVAWNSLYKITRAKSGSKPFSKATLKRVLGFARPHRGKLIAFVALSIVMAFLAVATPVLAGQVVDAIVAKAGADEVVRLAVLIAVVAVAEAGLGLVSRWLSSTIGEGVIVDLRTRVFDHVQKMPIAFFTRTRTGALVSRLNNDVIGAQSAFAGTLSGVVSNVVALVLTLMVMLGTSWQVTVLAMILLPVFLIPARRMGSKLADLRREAAEHNAAMGTQMTERFSAPGATLVKLFGRPDEESREFAVRAGRVRDIGIRTAMLQFTFVTALTLVSALALALVYGLGGWLAIIGQLAAGDVVVLALLLTRLYAPLTALSNARVEIMSALVSFERVFEILDLKPLIQQKPDAVAVPPGPVSVEFDDVRFAYPSADKVSLASLEEVATLDTRGGEEVLHGISFRVEPGQTVALVGSSGAGKSTIAQLLSRLYDVDSGAVRLAGTVPGAGLDVRDVTFDSLRDTLGMVTQDGHLFHETIASNLRLARPEATEEDMWDVIRQARLETMIRSLPDGLETVVGERGYRLSGGERQRLTIARLLIAQPRVVILDEATAALDSTNEAAVQAALGAALEGRTAVVIAHRLSTVRAADVILVVEDGRIVERGTHNELLFADGRYAELYRTQFAEATAVAEEAVPEL; this comes from the coding sequence ATGAGCATGGAAGGGGTGGCCTGGAACTCCCTGTACAAGATCACCAGGGCCAAGAGCGGCTCCAAGCCGTTCTCCAAAGCCACCCTGAAGCGGGTCCTGGGCTTCGCGCGCCCGCACCGCGGGAAACTCATTGCCTTCGTGGCGCTGTCCATCGTGATGGCGTTCCTCGCAGTGGCCACTCCGGTCCTGGCCGGCCAGGTGGTGGATGCCATTGTCGCCAAAGCAGGGGCCGACGAAGTGGTCCGGCTGGCAGTGCTGATCGCCGTTGTTGCCGTTGCCGAAGCCGGACTGGGACTGGTGAGCCGCTGGCTGTCCTCCACCATCGGCGAAGGCGTGATCGTGGACCTTCGCACCCGGGTCTTTGACCACGTGCAGAAGATGCCGATCGCCTTCTTCACCCGCACGCGCACCGGCGCCCTGGTCAGCCGCCTGAACAATGACGTGATCGGTGCTCAATCGGCCTTCGCCGGCACGCTGTCCGGCGTGGTCAGCAACGTGGTGGCGCTGGTCCTGACATTGATGGTGATGCTCGGTACGTCCTGGCAGGTGACCGTCCTGGCGATGATCCTCCTGCCGGTCTTCCTCATCCCCGCCCGCCGCATGGGCTCCAAACTGGCGGACCTCCGGCGCGAGGCCGCAGAGCACAACGCCGCCATGGGCACCCAAATGACCGAACGGTTCTCTGCCCCCGGTGCCACGCTGGTCAAGCTCTTTGGCCGGCCGGACGAGGAATCACGGGAATTCGCGGTGCGCGCCGGCCGGGTCCGCGACATCGGCATCCGCACGGCCATGCTGCAGTTCACCTTCGTCACCGCGCTGACCCTGGTTTCGGCGCTGGCGCTGGCCCTGGTGTACGGACTGGGCGGCTGGCTCGCCATCATCGGGCAACTCGCAGCGGGCGACGTCGTGGTGCTGGCCCTGCTGCTCACGCGCCTTTATGCCCCGCTCACCGCGCTCTCTAACGCGCGGGTGGAAATCATGAGCGCCCTGGTCAGTTTTGAGCGCGTCTTTGAAATCCTGGACCTCAAGCCCCTGATCCAGCAAAAGCCCGACGCCGTGGCCGTGCCGCCGGGGCCTGTCTCCGTCGAGTTCGACGACGTCCGGTTCGCCTATCCCTCCGCTGACAAGGTGTCCCTTGCCTCGCTGGAGGAAGTGGCCACGCTGGACACCCGCGGCGGCGAGGAAGTGCTGCACGGCATCAGCTTCCGGGTGGAGCCCGGCCAGACCGTGGCGCTGGTTGGCTCTTCCGGCGCGGGCAAATCCACTATCGCGCAGCTGCTGTCCAGGCTTTACGACGTCGACTCCGGCGCCGTGCGCCTGGCCGGCACCGTGCCGGGAGCCGGCCTGGACGTCCGCGACGTGACCTTTGATTCCCTGCGCGACACCTTGGGCATGGTGACCCAGGACGGCCACCTGTTCCACGAAACGATCGCCTCCAACCTGCGCCTGGCACGGCCGGAAGCCACCGAGGAGGACATGTGGGACGTCATCCGGCAGGCGCGGCTGGAAACCATGATCCGTTCCCTGCCCGACGGCCTGGAGACAGTGGTGGGGGAGCGTGGCTACCGGCTCTCCGGAGGCGAACGTCAACGCCTCACCATCGCCCGGCTGCTGATCGCCCAGCCCAGGGTAGTGATCCTGGATGAGGCAACGGCCGCACTGGATTCCACCAACGAAGCCGCCGTGCAGGCTGCGCTGGGCGCAGCGCTTGAGGGGCGCACCGCCGTCGTAATTGCCCACCGGCTGTCCACCGTCCGGGCTGCGGACGTCATCCTGGTGGTGGAGGACGGGCGGATCGTGGAACGGGGCACGCACAACGAGCTCCTGTTCGCGGACGGCCGGTATGCCGAGCTGTACCGGACGCAGTTTGCCGAGGCCACGGCCGTGGCGGAGGAAGCCGTTCCCGAGTTGTAG
- a CDS encoding NUDIX hydrolase has translation MKPRIVVSAVCVFDDAGRLLTVRKRGTGMFMHPGGKPEPGETAVQAAARELAEEVGIDLDPRELELMGIWIADAANEAGTDIEATVFKAPGTWTAHPSAEIAEIRWLDLAAELPADLAPLLTDHILPELAASGL, from the coding sequence GTGAAGCCCAGAATCGTTGTCTCCGCCGTGTGTGTGTTCGATGACGCCGGGCGCCTGCTGACCGTCCGCAAACGCGGCACCGGAATGTTTATGCATCCTGGTGGAAAGCCCGAACCTGGGGAAACCGCGGTGCAGGCGGCAGCCCGGGAGCTCGCCGAGGAGGTGGGCATTGACCTGGATCCGCGTGAATTGGAGCTGATGGGCATCTGGATTGCCGATGCCGCCAATGAAGCCGGCACCGATATCGAAGCCACCGTGTTCAAAGCCCCGGGAACCTGGACGGCACATCCGTCGGCCGAGATCGCGGAGATCCGCTGGCTGGACCTGGCCGCTGAACTGCCGGCGGACCTCGCTCCCCTGCTCACGGACCACATTCTCCCGGAGCTCGCCGCTTCCGGACTCTGA
- a CDS encoding DUF6314 family protein gives MNVSEKEFDLRAYLLGSTGSAPLTAGRWTVERQLLDRATGTRGTFSGVVRFSVTDDGGLAFHEEGTMRWPSFTGPATREYLLKPAAGPDALDVLFADGRPFHRMSFSPEANLDQHWCDPDTYRVAYAMEGTDRFSYTWDVKGPNKDLLLASTLQRLAGIPSARAPIGSEA, from the coding sequence TTGAACGTTTCCGAGAAGGAATTCGACCTTCGCGCCTACCTGCTGGGCAGTACCGGGTCCGCTCCGTTAACAGCCGGCCGCTGGACCGTGGAGCGGCAGTTGCTGGACCGCGCCACAGGCACCCGCGGAACCTTTTCCGGCGTCGTCCGCTTCTCCGTGACGGACGACGGCGGCCTGGCCTTCCATGAGGAAGGCACCATGCGCTGGCCCTCCTTCACCGGACCGGCCACGCGCGAATACCTCCTGAAACCCGCCGCCGGGCCAGACGCGCTGGACGTCCTCTTCGCCGATGGCCGTCCCTTCCACCGGATGAGTTTCAGCCCGGAAGCCAACCTGGACCAGCATTGGTGCGATCCGGACACGTACCGTGTGGCCTACGCCATGGAGGGTACGGACAGGTTCAGCTACACCTGGGACGTCAAAGGCCCCAACAAGGACCTGCTGCTGGCCTCCACCCTCCAACGGCTGGCCGGGATACCCAGCGCCCGGGCACCGATAGGCTCGGAAGCGTGA
- a CDS encoding DUF998 domain-containing protein, protein MSSAPMSAPAVAYIPDTASTRQYIGAWSVLSVLQYFAAEAAVIGGWAGPQPYDRRTGYISDLGAVHCGVFDGRNVCSPLNWLMNASFVVQGLGMLLGALLLSSGLLCIAARAGARVQPGRRKPWLAAIWVRIFIGTAGAGTVIVGLVPEDVGSGWHFAGAIMYFIAGALGLLVLGVLWLDQSPLGWFILVCGVVSAAALATGGLTGMDVPEPGTLERLMGYPVTLGVATAGLVIAQRVHRHRKVRKAIRTQAVAPH, encoded by the coding sequence ATGAGTTCAGCCCCGATGTCCGCTCCAGCCGTGGCCTACATTCCCGACACAGCTTCCACCAGGCAGTACATCGGGGCCTGGTCCGTCCTGAGCGTCCTGCAGTATTTTGCCGCGGAAGCCGCAGTGATCGGCGGCTGGGCCGGACCGCAGCCCTACGACCGGCGGACGGGCTACATCAGCGACCTGGGGGCGGTCCACTGCGGCGTCTTCGACGGCCGGAACGTCTGTTCCCCGTTGAACTGGCTTATGAACGCCTCGTTTGTTGTCCAGGGCCTGGGAATGCTGCTCGGGGCGCTGCTTCTTAGTTCGGGACTTCTCTGCATCGCGGCGAGGGCCGGTGCCCGTGTCCAGCCCGGGCGCAGGAAGCCATGGCTGGCGGCCATCTGGGTTCGGATATTCATCGGAACCGCCGGCGCGGGCACTGTCATCGTGGGTCTGGTTCCCGAGGATGTGGGTTCGGGCTGGCACTTTGCCGGGGCGATTATGTACTTCATCGCCGGGGCCTTGGGACTGCTGGTACTGGGGGTCCTCTGGCTGGACCAGTCGCCGCTGGGATGGTTCATCCTGGTGTGCGGCGTGGTGTCTGCCGCTGCGTTGGCCACGGGCGGGCTGACAGGGATGGACGTTCCAGAGCCCGGCACGCTGGAACGCCTAATGGGCTATCCGGTCACGCTCGGCGTGGCAACTGCCGGCCTGGTGATAGCTCAGCGTGTCCACCGGCACCGGAAGGTTCGGAAAGCCATTCGCACTCAGGCGGTTGCACCGCACTGA
- a CDS encoding inositol monophosphatase family protein, giving the protein MTIGRHSAVELDPSLDDYQLASALVREAGQLALLMRMAGLQSQQKTSVSDIVTAADHAAEAYVLEQLQRCRPEDGILGEEGASVQGRSGRTWVIDPVDGTYNFLHGSTYWCSAIALKDSSDVLLGAIYQPEEDKLWLGGSARPATLNGEALTVFHDNSGARNGTAVAEFGAATYIHPSWLMDPLCAMPWHAAATSAAALRMLGSGSCDLGRVADGQLGCWFQHSCPEWDWLPGKAIVRAAGGATDTVRVNGLDWFMAGGTTAVRELRAALQSASVG; this is encoded by the coding sequence ATGACCATTGGCCGGCACAGCGCTGTTGAACTTGACCCCTCACTGGACGACTACCAGTTGGCATCCGCCCTGGTCCGGGAGGCCGGCCAGCTGGCGCTCCTCATGCGCATGGCAGGCCTGCAGTCGCAGCAGAAAACATCTGTCTCGGACATCGTGACAGCAGCGGACCACGCCGCCGAGGCCTACGTGCTGGAGCAGTTGCAGCGCTGCCGGCCGGAGGATGGCATCCTGGGCGAGGAGGGCGCCTCGGTCCAGGGCCGCAGCGGCCGGACGTGGGTCATCGACCCCGTGGACGGCACCTACAACTTCCTGCACGGTTCCACCTACTGGTGCTCCGCCATCGCCCTGAAGGACTCCTCCGATGTGCTCCTGGGGGCCATCTACCAGCCCGAGGAAGACAAACTGTGGCTGGGCGGCAGCGCGCGGCCGGCCACGCTGAACGGCGAGGCACTCACCGTCTTTCATGACAACAGCGGAGCACGCAACGGCACTGCTGTAGCCGAATTTGGTGCTGCCACCTACATCCACCCCAGCTGGCTGATGGACCCGCTCTGCGCCATGCCGTGGCATGCGGCGGCAACGTCCGCCGCGGCTTTGCGGATGCTTGGCTCCGGATCCTGCGACCTCGGCCGCGTGGCGGACGGCCAGCTGGGCTGCTGGTTCCAGCACAGCTGCCCGGAGTGGGACTGGCTGCCGGGCAAGGCAATCGTCCGCGCCGCCGGCGGCGCCACGGACACCGTCCGGGTCAACGGCCTGGATTGGTTTATGGCTGGAGGCACGACGGCGGTGCGCGAGTTGCGTGCAGCCCTGCAGTCCGCCTCGGTGGGCTGA
- the pcrA gene encoding DNA helicase PcrA gives MDMLFDPYSDGPFKAASKAATSTKSRPEVLAAGAEVSGGGADNQPDSWKKPAPQEHGDHPEGSRKGHHRPDAAQLLQGLNPQQEEAVKHSGSALLIVAGAGSGKTRVLSNRIAYLIATGRAHHGEILAITFTNKAAAEMRERIEALVGGRAKIMWISTFHSSCVRILRQEAANVGLKSNFSIYDSADSLRLVTQVSKSLDLDPKKFAPKAIQHKISALKNELIDADSFASAANFNDPFESAVADVFKGYTQRLRQANAMDFDDLIAETVYMFRAFPALADSYRRRFRHVLVDEYQDTNHAQYALVREIVGEGPGASELTVVGDSDQSIYAFRGADIRNIVEFENDYPEARTIKLEQNYRSTQNILTAANSVISRNPNRPEKRLWTAEGEGHKIVGYVGENEHDEAQFIAKEIDRLQDEDNLRPGDVAIFYRTNAQSRSIEDVLVRVGLPYKVVGGTRFYERKEIKDALAYLRVLVNPDDDVNLRRVLNEPKRGIGDRAEGAVAALAQRERMSFMAAARRAEEAPGMATRSVNAVLGFVKLLDDLAEVASGSGAAAALEAVLEQTGYLAGLRSSTDPQDESRVENLAELVAVVREYEQENPEGSLGAFLEQVSLVADADQIPDAPGSNAEETAAAVAEARRLGVVTLMTLHTAKGLEFPVVFLTGMEHGLFPHQRSATDPKELAEERRLAYVGLTRARKRLYVTRSEVRSMWGQSQYNPASQFLEEIPSELVEWKREGSSRQTGGWGSGPSIGSSRYGGSFWGAGTARGAAADSSAGFNADVPAAIAKSRVQPQKEIVAVSVGDKVNHTSFGNGTVLALEGAGDKTVAKVKFDVGEKRLLLRYAPLTKLDA, from the coding sequence ATGGATATGTTGTTTGACCCGTACTCTGACGGACCGTTCAAGGCCGCTTCCAAAGCTGCCACCTCCACCAAGTCGCGCCCGGAAGTCCTTGCGGCGGGGGCCGAAGTCAGCGGCGGCGGTGCCGACAACCAGCCCGACAGCTGGAAGAAACCGGCGCCCCAGGAGCACGGAGACCACCCTGAGGGCAGCCGCAAGGGGCATCACCGCCCGGACGCCGCCCAGCTGCTGCAGGGCCTGAACCCGCAGCAGGAGGAGGCCGTCAAACACTCCGGCAGTGCCCTGCTTATCGTCGCCGGTGCCGGGTCAGGCAAAACCAGGGTGCTCAGCAACCGGATCGCCTACCTCATCGCCACCGGCCGCGCCCATCACGGGGAAATCCTGGCCATCACCTTCACCAACAAGGCCGCCGCGGAAATGCGTGAGCGCATTGAAGCATTGGTGGGCGGCCGGGCGAAGATCATGTGGATCTCCACCTTCCACTCGTCCTGTGTGCGGATCCTGCGCCAGGAAGCCGCCAACGTCGGCCTGAAATCCAACTTTTCGATCTACGATTCCGCCGACTCCCTGCGGCTCGTGACCCAGGTGTCCAAGAGCCTGGACCTGGACCCCAAGAAGTTCGCGCCCAAAGCCATCCAGCACAAGATCTCGGCGCTGAAGAACGAACTCATTGACGCTGACTCCTTCGCTTCAGCCGCCAATTTCAACGACCCCTTCGAAAGCGCCGTGGCGGACGTCTTCAAGGGCTACACCCAGCGCTTGCGCCAGGCCAACGCCATGGACTTTGACGACCTCATCGCCGAGACCGTCTACATGTTCCGGGCGTTCCCGGCGCTCGCCGACTCTTACCGCCGGCGGTTCCGCCACGTCCTGGTGGACGAGTACCAGGACACCAACCACGCGCAGTACGCGCTGGTTCGGGAAATTGTGGGCGAGGGTCCCGGAGCCTCCGAGCTCACCGTGGTGGGCGACTCCGATCAGTCCATCTACGCCTTCCGCGGAGCCGACATCCGCAACATCGTCGAGTTTGAGAATGACTACCCGGAGGCTCGCACCATCAAGCTGGAGCAGAACTACCGCTCCACCCAGAACATCCTGACCGCAGCCAACTCGGTCATTTCCCGCAACCCCAACCGCCCCGAAAAAAGGCTGTGGACGGCCGAGGGCGAAGGCCACAAGATCGTTGGCTACGTGGGCGAAAACGAACACGACGAAGCCCAGTTCATCGCCAAGGAGATTGACCGGCTCCAGGACGAGGACAATCTCCGTCCCGGGGACGTTGCCATTTTCTACCGCACCAACGCCCAGTCCCGCTCCATCGAGGACGTCCTGGTCCGCGTTGGCCTGCCGTACAAGGTGGTGGGCGGCACGCGTTTCTACGAGCGCAAGGAGATCAAGGACGCCCTCGCGTATCTGCGGGTCCTGGTTAACCCGGACGACGACGTCAACCTGCGCCGGGTGCTCAACGAACCGAAGCGGGGGATCGGCGACCGCGCCGAGGGCGCCGTGGCTGCGCTGGCGCAACGGGAGCGGATGTCCTTTATGGCCGCGGCCCGGCGCGCCGAGGAAGCCCCCGGCATGGCCACCCGTTCAGTCAACGCCGTCCTGGGTTTCGTGAAACTGCTGGATGATCTCGCCGAAGTAGCCTCAGGGTCCGGCGCCGCCGCAGCACTGGAAGCCGTACTGGAACAGACCGGGTACCTGGCGGGGCTGCGTTCCAGTACCGATCCCCAGGATGAGTCCCGCGTGGAAAACCTGGCGGAACTCGTCGCCGTCGTGCGTGAATACGAACAGGAGAACCCCGAAGGTTCACTGGGCGCCTTCCTGGAGCAGGTATCCCTGGTGGCCGATGCCGATCAAATCCCTGACGCCCCCGGCTCCAACGCCGAAGAGACTGCCGCTGCCGTAGCCGAAGCCCGGCGCCTCGGTGTGGTCACTCTGATGACACTTCACACGGCCAAGGGGCTGGAATTCCCTGTGGTGTTCCTGACCGGAATGGAGCATGGGCTGTTCCCGCACCAGCGGTCCGCCACCGATCCCAAGGAACTCGCCGAGGAACGCCGGCTTGCCTACGTGGGCCTCACCCGGGCCCGGAAGCGCCTCTACGTGACACGCTCGGAAGTCCGCAGCATGTGGGGGCAGAGCCAGTACAACCCCGCCAGCCAGTTCCTGGAGGAGATTCCCTCCGAGCTGGTGGAGTGGAAACGCGAAGGTTCCAGCAGGCAGACCGGTGGCTGGGGGAGCGGGCCGTCCATCGGCTCCAGCCGCTATGGCGGGTCCTTCTGGGGTGCCGGCACGGCCCGCGGGGCTGCTGCGGATTCCAGCGCCGGCTTCAACGCCGATGTCCCGGCCGCGATCGCCAAAAGCCGTGTGCAGCCGCAGAAGGAAATTGTCGCCGTCAGCGTGGGCGACAAAGTCAACCACACCAGCTTCGGCAACGGCACTGTCCTTGCCCTGGAGGGCGCCGGGGACAAGACCGTCGCCAAGGTGAAGTTCGACGTCGGGGAGAAGCGCCTTCTGCTGCGTTATGCGCCGCTGACCAAACTCGACGCCTAA
- a CDS encoding glycosyltransferase, producing the protein MNILFASQAVDGHFNPMTGVAVRLKERGHNVAWYTGPVFAEKLGQLGISQFPFRRAIEHRADNLNELYPERAKLKGPRAIGFDGEKIFASNITNFFEDLRELQQDFPFDVVVADSSMFIQRLVSHLLGKPVVSFVAVPNMESDPLVPPLFFGFKPPRNPGEKVLQTAAGLLSDKVILRPASLSYRRQHAAYGQEVPRHGRLTDEPYRCSAAIIQTGPESLDFPRRNVNAKVHYVGALLPYRVPAADRSETRDNGWPSYPNTFLVTQGTVDNLDHNKLIIPALEAVKDMDALVIVATGGRGTEALKARYPQPNIIVRDYVDFAQVFEFADVFISNGGFGGVQLSLSKGVPLVVAGINEGKSDVNARVEYAGVGISLRTESPKPQDIAKAVTQVLTDPGWKNNARHMSEQFKAQDPAEAAADVVEGVLGPAAG; encoded by the coding sequence ATGAATATCCTTTTCGCCAGCCAGGCCGTTGATGGCCACTTCAATCCGATGACCGGTGTTGCCGTCCGCCTCAAGGAGCGGGGCCACAACGTAGCGTGGTACACCGGCCCGGTGTTCGCGGAGAAGCTCGGCCAACTTGGCATTTCGCAGTTCCCCTTCCGCCGGGCCATTGAGCACCGGGCCGACAACCTTAATGAGCTCTACCCCGAGCGTGCCAAGCTGAAGGGGCCCCGGGCGATCGGCTTCGACGGCGAAAAGATCTTTGCCAGCAACATCACCAATTTCTTCGAGGATCTCAGGGAACTGCAGCAGGACTTCCCGTTTGACGTTGTGGTGGCGGACAGTTCCATGTTCATCCAGCGGCTTGTTTCACATCTGCTGGGAAAGCCAGTGGTGAGCTTCGTGGCGGTTCCAAACATGGAAAGTGATCCGTTGGTGCCGCCGCTCTTTTTCGGGTTCAAACCGCCGCGGAACCCGGGAGAAAAGGTGCTGCAGACCGCAGCCGGGCTGCTCTCCGACAAGGTCATTCTCAGGCCTGCCAGTCTCAGCTACCGCCGCCAGCACGCCGCGTACGGGCAGGAAGTGCCCCGGCATGGCAGGTTGACTGATGAGCCGTACCGCTGCTCGGCGGCCATCATCCAGACTGGACCAGAGTCCCTGGATTTCCCCCGCCGGAACGTGAATGCCAAAGTCCATTACGTCGGAGCGCTGCTGCCCTATCGCGTCCCGGCCGCTGACCGTTCCGAAACCCGTGACAACGGCTGGCCGTCCTACCCCAACACCTTCCTGGTGACCCAGGGGACCGTGGACAACCTGGACCACAACAAGCTCATCATCCCGGCCCTGGAAGCCGTAAAAGACATGGACGCGCTGGTCATTGTTGCCACCGGAGGCCGCGGCACGGAGGCGCTCAAGGCACGCTACCCGCAACCCAACATCATCGTGCGCGACTACGTGGATTTTGCCCAGGTCTTCGAGTTCGCCGATGTCTTCATCAGCAATGGCGGGTTTGGTGGCGTACAGCTAAGCCTGTCAAAGGGCGTTCCGCTGGTGGTCGCGGGTATTAACGAGGGCAAAAGCGACGTCAACGCCAGGGTGGAATATGCGGGGGTAGGAATCAGCCTCAGAACAGAGTCACCCAAACCCCAGGACATTGCCAAGGCAGTCACCCAGGTTCTCACAGATCCAGGATGGAAAAACAATGCCCGGCACATGAGCGAACAGTTTAAGGCGCAGGATCCGGCCGAAGCCGCTGCCGACGTCGTAGAGGGCGTTCTGGGTCCGGCGGCGGGCTGA